Proteins found in one Pseudomonadota bacterium genomic segment:
- a CDS encoding glycogen/starch/alpha-glucan phosphorylase encodes MHASEEQNTEKHAAPLVETAELTMTTEALATGFANYLTYTFGRHNVDLESPYPYQAMVMAVRDRLLERLSQTRQAVSDNDHRRTAYLSLEFLMGRLFRNTLLNLDLEAPTAAALESYGVALEQLYECEADAGLGNGGLGRLAACFLDSCATLGLPVTGYGIRYHYGMFHQKIVNGYQMEEPDTWLAEGFPWEVKRVEYSQVIRFGGRSEAYKDHAGVLRYRWVDTHNVKAIPYDVPVPGYRNEVVNTLRLWSAEATDEFDLEEFNAGSYADAVAAKNAAENITMVLYPNAETENGQALRLRQQYFLASASLQDIFSHWRSRHGNDFSQFADKNSFQLNDTHPAIAVAELMRLLLDEQHMDWDRAWSITTRTMAYTNHTLLPEALEMWPVSMFSRLLPRLLDIIYEINARFVVEISQKWPGDNDRLRRMSLIQEGHEPMIRMAYLAIVGSYSVNGVAKLHSRLLTEGLFRDFAELWPQKFNNKTNGVTQRRWLAACNPGLTDLISSRIGRDWITDLPQLEKLKVHADDEVFQTAWRRVKASNKERLAEFVYQKTGVQVGVDMLFDVQVKRIHEYKRQLLNVLHAIHLYDRIRRGDGEALVPRAILIGGKAAPGYVMAKAIIKCINNVAHVINSDPDMQDRLKLVFVPDYNVTAMEIICPAAELSEQISTAGKEASGTGNMKFMMNGAITIGTLDGANVEIRDAVGADNFFLFGHTVEEVTTMRQNYQPRQIVEQDDDLKRVVALLQSGHFDRFEPGILRDVVAAILDPYDQWMTVADFRSFVDSQQRANDAYRDPHGWTRTSILNTASSGGFSTDRTMTDYNNDIWRLESVKRSS; translated from the coding sequence ATGCACGCATCAGAAGAACAGAATACGGAAAAACACGCGGCGCCGCTTGTCGAAACCGCGGAGTTGACCATGACCACAGAAGCGCTTGCGACGGGCTTTGCCAACTATCTGACCTACACCTTTGGACGGCATAATGTCGACCTTGAGTCGCCGTATCCGTATCAGGCGATGGTCATGGCGGTGCGCGACCGTCTGCTCGAGCGACTCTCACAAACACGCCAGGCGGTGTCGGATAACGATCATCGGCGCACCGCGTATTTGTCGCTTGAATTTTTGATGGGCCGGCTTTTTCGCAACACGTTGCTGAACCTGGATCTCGAAGCACCGACCGCGGCGGCGCTTGAGTCCTATGGGGTAGCGCTTGAGCAACTGTATGAGTGTGAAGCCGATGCGGGTTTAGGTAACGGCGGTCTGGGACGACTAGCCGCCTGTTTTTTAGACAGCTGTGCGACGCTCGGATTGCCGGTTACCGGTTACGGTATTCGCTACCATTACGGAATGTTCCACCAGAAAATCGTGAATGGCTACCAAATGGAGGAGCCGGATACGTGGCTTGCAGAGGGTTTTCCATGGGAAGTGAAACGCGTTGAGTATTCGCAAGTCATCCGATTTGGCGGTCGCAGCGAAGCGTACAAAGATCATGCGGGTGTGTTGCGTTACCGCTGGGTCGATACGCATAACGTCAAAGCGATACCGTATGATGTGCCCGTGCCGGGTTATCGCAACGAGGTGGTCAATACGTTACGTCTGTGGTCGGCAGAAGCCACGGATGAATTCGATTTAGAGGAGTTTAACGCAGGCAGTTATGCCGATGCCGTCGCGGCGAAGAACGCGGCAGAAAACATCACGATGGTGCTTTATCCCAATGCGGAGACGGAAAACGGTCAGGCGCTACGGCTGCGGCAGCAGTACTTTTTAGCGTCGGCCAGTCTTCAGGACATATTCTCTCATTGGCGCAGTCGTCACGGAAACGACTTCAGCCAGTTTGCGGACAAGAACTCGTTTCAGTTAAACGACACACACCCGGCGATTGCGGTTGCAGAGCTCATGCGCTTACTGCTCGATGAGCAGCACATGGACTGGGACCGCGCTTGGTCGATCACCACGCGCACGATGGCCTATACCAACCACACGCTCCTGCCGGAGGCGCTTGAGATGTGGCCAGTATCCATGTTCAGTCGTTTGTTACCGCGCTTGCTCGATATCATTTACGAAATCAACGCGCGGTTCGTTGTCGAAATCAGCCAAAAGTGGCCGGGTGATAACGATCGCCTGCGCCGTATGTCGCTGATTCAGGAAGGGCACGAGCCGATGATCCGCATGGCCTATCTTGCCATTGTGGGTAGCTATTCAGTCAACGGGGTCGCTAAACTGCACTCACGCTTGCTGACGGAAGGCTTGTTTCGAGATTTCGCCGAGCTTTGGCCGCAAAAGTTTAATAACAAAACCAACGGCGTAACGCAGCGTCGCTGGCTCGCGGCCTGCAACCCGGGTCTCACTGATCTTATTTCGAGTCGTATTGGACGAGATTGGATTACGGACTTACCGCAGCTCGAAAAACTCAAGGTGCACGCTGACGACGAGGTGTTTCAAACCGCCTGGCGACGCGTCAAAGCGAGCAATAAAGAGCGACTCGCCGAGTTTGTGTATCAAAAAACCGGGGTGCAGGTGGGCGTGGACATGCTGTTCGATGTGCAGGTCAAACGCATCCATGAGTACAAGCGCCAGCTCTTGAACGTCTTGCATGCCATTCACCTGTACGACCGTATCCGTCGAGGTGATGGAGAGGCTCTAGTGCCCCGCGCCATTCTGATCGGCGGTAAGGCTGCGCCGGGTTACGTCATGGCTAAGGCGATAATCAAGTGCATCAACAACGTGGCCCATGTCATCAATAGCGATCCCGATATGCAGGATCGGCTCAAGCTTGTCTTTGTGCCGGACTATAACGTTACGGCCATGGAGATCATTTGCCCGGCAGCGGAATTATCCGAACAGATCTCGACCGCAGGCAAGGAAGCGTCGGGTACCGGTAATATGAAGTTTATGATGAACGGGGCGATTACGATTGGCACGCTCGATGGCGCTAATGTCGAAATTCGCGACGCCGTTGGGGCGGACAACTTCTTTTTGTTTGGGCACACCGTTGAAGAAGTGACGACGATGCGGCAAAACTATCAGCCGCGCCAGATTGTCGAGCAGGATGACGATCTCAAGCGGGTGGTCGCGCTTTTGCAAAGCGGGCACTTTGATCGCTTTGAGCCAGGCATTCTGCGCGATGTGGTGGCCGCCATTCTCGACCCGTATGATCAATGGATGACCGTCGCAGACTTTCGTTCTTTTGTCGATTCGCAACAGCGCGCAAACGACGCGTATCGGGATCCGCATGGCTGGACGCGGACAAGTATCCTGAACACCGCGTCGTCAGGAGGGTTTTCAACCGACCGTACGATGACGGATTACAACAACGACATTTGGCGACTCGAGTCCGTTAAACGCTCGTCATGA
- the glgX gene encoding glycogen debranching protein GlgX, which produces MPGDPRELGATAHADGVNFAVYSSIAERVELCLYSIEGHHQGNIDLPACDDDIWHGFLPGCEPGQRYGLRIHGPYAPDLGHRCNPAKLLIDPYARRLSGELIWHPALSANDHVDSGPYMPKCVVTANGPDLARRVPIPMADSVLYEANVRGFTMRHPDIPEDERGRFRGMHHTQILAHLKAMGITAIELMPVHAFVDEHHLYQKKLRNFWGYNSIGFFAPAPRYAAVDPVFEFRQMVDTLHGQGFEVILDVVYNHTAEGDHRGPTLSFRGIDNAAYYRLVHGDATHYINDTGCGNTLNADAPMVQKLVIDSLCYWTQQMGVDGFRFDLAPVLGRHASGFSSAHPLLEKISRHPVLARSKLIAEPWDTGPGGYQLGQFPLGWGEWNDQYRDDVRRFWRGDGGSGVLAQRLRGSSERFEHNGRSPSASLNFVTSHDGFTLNDVACYVKKHNEANGESNRDGHNHNYSVNFGIEGPSDNFGIRQARRCHRLNLLATLFVSQGTPMLLGGDELGHSQQGNNNAYAQDNEIGWIEWAGLERDPGFTQTVQRLIALRRELPLMRLDQYVHGGIEHADSQIQIIWLNANGRIRFGDDWHEDQAFTLVVHEANELAAQQLAVVFNPTDRGRRFVLDPPCAGAWHLVFQTSEAACRVSGRDISVPAGSLAIVTSS; this is translated from the coding sequence ATGCCAGGTGATCCACGCGAACTTGGCGCGACCGCTCATGCGGACGGCGTCAACTTCGCGGTGTATTCCAGTATCGCCGAAAGGGTCGAGCTCTGTTTGTATTCCATTGAGGGTCATCATCAGGGGAATATCGATTTACCCGCCTGTGACGATGACATATGGCATGGCTTCTTGCCCGGTTGTGAGCCGGGCCAACGTTACGGCCTGCGTATCCACGGACCGTACGCTCCGGATCTCGGCCATCGTTGCAATCCCGCCAAGCTGTTAATCGATCCGTACGCGCGCCGGCTGAGTGGTGAGCTCATCTGGCATCCGGCGTTGAGCGCGAACGACCACGTCGATAGCGGCCCGTATATGCCCAAGTGTGTGGTGACAGCCAATGGGCCTGACCTGGCACGTCGAGTGCCGATTCCCATGGCCGACTCCGTGCTGTACGAAGCGAATGTGCGCGGGTTTACTATGCGCCATCCCGATATTCCCGAGGACGAACGCGGTCGTTTTCGCGGTATGCACCACACTCAGATCTTGGCGCACCTCAAAGCAATGGGTATTACCGCCATCGAATTGATGCCCGTGCATGCCTTCGTTGATGAGCATCATCTGTACCAGAAAAAGCTGCGGAATTTTTGGGGGTATAACAGCATCGGGTTTTTCGCGCCGGCACCACGCTATGCTGCCGTCGACCCGGTATTCGAATTTCGCCAGATGGTGGATACCCTTCACGGTCAAGGCTTTGAGGTGATTCTCGACGTGGTCTATAACCACACCGCAGAGGGCGATCATCGCGGGCCCACGTTGAGCTTTCGCGGTATTGATAACGCGGCCTACTACCGACTGGTCCATGGCGATGCCACACACTACATCAACGACACCGGCTGTGGAAACACGCTCAATGCGGATGCACCGATGGTGCAGAAATTGGTGATCGATAGTCTGTGCTACTGGACGCAGCAAATGGGCGTCGACGGTTTTCGCTTCGATTTGGCTCCAGTCTTGGGTCGACACGCCTCGGGTTTTTCGTCTGCGCACCCGCTGCTCGAAAAGATCAGCCGGCATCCGGTGCTTGCCCGGAGCAAACTGATCGCAGAGCCGTGGGATACCGGACCAGGCGGTTACCAGTTAGGACAGTTCCCATTGGGTTGGGGCGAATGGAATGATCAGTACCGTGATGATGTGCGACGCTTTTGGCGAGGGGATGGTGGCAGTGGCGTGCTCGCGCAGCGATTGCGCGGTTCCTCGGAGCGATTTGAGCACAATGGACGCAGCCCGTCCGCGAGCCTGAACTTTGTCACCTCCCACGACGGCTTTACGCTCAACGACGTGGCGTGCTACGTGAAAAAACACAATGAGGCAAACGGTGAATCGAATCGTGACGGCCATAATCACAACTACAGCGTCAACTTTGGCATTGAGGGGCCGAGCGACAATTTTGGCATCCGGCAGGCTCGCCGATGTCATCGTCTGAACTTATTGGCCACGTTATTCGTCTCACAGGGCACGCCGATGTTGCTGGGTGGCGATGAGCTGGGCCACTCACAACAGGGGAACAATAATGCGTACGCGCAAGACAACGAGATCGGTTGGATTGAGTGGGCCGGACTCGAACGCGACCCGGGCTTCACGCAGACAGTTCAGCGTCTAATCGCCCTGCGCCGTGAACTCCCACTGATGCGGCTTGATCAATATGTGCATGGGGGCATTGAGCACGCCGATTCGCAGATACAAATTATTTGGCTAAACGCTAACGGCCGTATTCGCTTCGGTGATGACTGGCATGAAGATCAGGCGTTCACATTAGTTGTGCATGAGGCGAACGAGTTGGCGGCGCAACAGCTCGCGGTGGTCTTTAATCCCACCGACCGGGGGCGCCGTTTTGTGCTGGATCCACCTTGCGCGGGTGCCTGGCATCTGGTTTTCCAGACGTCGGAAGCGGCGTGTCGTGTCAGTGGTCGCGACATTAGCGTGCCGGCTGGCAGCTTAGCAATCGTGACGTCTTCCTGA